In Gemmatimonas sp. UBA7669, the following are encoded in one genomic region:
- a CDS encoding ABC-F family ATP-binding cassette domain-containing protein translates to MTLISMGNVGVEFGATEIFRDISFTVAPGDRWAIVGRNGTGKTTLMRLLTGELQPTKGSVARMPGLRVALMDQHRRFPDDQSLWDIVADAFGELRKLEQSLAQQAASLEHDHSEAAMEKYGRDLERFERDGGYEMASRVDSVLMGVGFDPAMAKVTRIGTLSGGERGRVALARQLATPAELLVLDEPTNHLDLETTAWLEQYLATTDRTVLCISHDRAFLNAMANHVLHFEGGTAFAYTGGYASFVQQREERRLTQQRQFEKQQKVIAAESDYIARNIAGQNTAQAKGRRKRLERMPRLSAPIGEEGVMALRLNAGTRSGDRVVEARHVTVGVPTPEGPRTLVRDVNVVLERGEMIALVGPNGAGKSTLIKTLLGEHAPLSGDVKIGPSTSVAYYRQDLAHLPLDSTIYEAIATQRPLWERRLVQGHLGRFGFSGDEVQRTVGTLSGGERARVAMALLTLSTNNLLILDEPTNHLDVESIEVLEDAVSEFDGSVLIVSHDRAVLRGLATQVWELRDQQLQVFNGSFVEWEEMRAERAKREEQQARAEAQKDAELAARQREREKERERQSHKAATSGDTRKLLRAAEKTLADAELRVTTLEQRVTELEGQLDDPSLYDTPAGVQKATALGKQLDSARDELEQAMHDWTAAEEYVALLKKA, encoded by the coding sequence ATGACGCTGATTTCGATGGGCAACGTGGGCGTGGAGTTTGGCGCCACGGAAATTTTCCGCGACATCTCCTTCACGGTGGCCCCCGGCGATCGCTGGGCCATCGTAGGGCGCAATGGCACGGGCAAGACCACACTCATGCGTCTGCTCACGGGCGAGCTGCAGCCCACCAAGGGGTCCGTCGCGCGCATGCCCGGCCTGCGCGTGGCGCTCATGGATCAGCACCGCCGCTTCCCGGACGATCAGTCGCTCTGGGACATCGTGGCCGATGCCTTCGGTGAGCTGCGCAAGCTCGAGCAGTCACTGGCGCAGCAGGCGGCGAGCCTCGAGCACGATCACAGCGAAGCGGCCATGGAGAAGTACGGCCGCGATCTCGAGCGCTTCGAACGCGACGGTGGCTACGAAATGGCGTCACGCGTGGACAGTGTGCTCATGGGGGTGGGGTTCGATCCGGCCATGGCCAAGGTCACGCGCATCGGTACGCTGAGCGGTGGAGAGCGCGGACGCGTGGCGCTGGCGCGTCAGTTGGCCACACCGGCCGAGCTGCTGGTCCTCGACGAACCCACCAACCATCTCGATCTCGAAACGACGGCCTGGCTGGAGCAGTATCTCGCCACCACCGATCGCACGGTGCTGTGCATCAGTCACGATCGTGCGTTTCTGAACGCCATGGCCAATCACGTGCTGCACTTCGAGGGCGGGACGGCCTTTGCGTACACGGGCGGCTATGCGTCGTTCGTGCAGCAGCGCGAGGAGCGCCGTCTGACGCAGCAGCGCCAGTTCGAGAAGCAGCAGAAGGTCATCGCGGCCGAGTCGGACTACATCGCGCGCAACATTGCGGGCCAGAATACGGCGCAGGCCAAGGGGCGGCGCAAGCGACTCGAGCGCATGCCGCGCCTCTCAGCGCCCATTGGCGAGGAAGGCGTGATGGCGCTGCGTCTCAACGCCGGCACTCGCAGCGGCGACCGCGTGGTGGAAGCACGGCACGTGACGGTGGGCGTGCCCACACCCGAAGGACCGCGCACCCTGGTGCGCGACGTGAATGTGGTGCTTGAGCGCGGCGAGATGATTGCGCTGGTGGGTCCCAATGGTGCAGGCAAGAGTACGCTGATCAAAACGCTGCTGGGTGAACACGCGCCGCTTTCGGGCGACGTGAAAATCGGCCCCAGCACCTCGGTGGCGTACTACCGTCAGGACTTGGCGCATCTGCCGCTGGACAGCACCATCTACGAGGCCATCGCCACGCAGCGTCCGCTCTGGGAACGTCGTCTCGTGCAGGGGCATCTGGGCCGCTTCGGTTTCAGCGGCGACGAGGTGCAACGCACCGTGGGCACGCTCTCGGGTGGTGAACGCGCGCGCGTGGCCATGGCGCTGCTGACACTCAGCACCAACAATCTGCTCATTCTCGACGAGCCCACCAATCATCTCGATGTCGAGAGCATTGAGGTGCTCGAAGACGCCGTCAGCGAGTTCGACGGCAGTGTGCTGATCGTGAGTCACGACCGCGCCGTGCTGCGCGGATTGGCGACGCAGGTGTGGGAACTGCGCGATCAGCAGTTGCAGGTGTTCAACGGCTCGTTCGTGGAGTGGGAAGAGATGCGTGCCGAGCGCGCGAAGCGCGAGGAACAGCAGGCGCGCGCGGAGGCCCAGAAGGACGCCGAGCTGGCCGCGCGTCAGCGCGAACGCGAGAAGGAACGTGAGCGACAGTCGCACAAGGCGGCCACCTCAGGCGATACCAGAAAGTTGCTGCGGGCCGCCGAGAAGACCTTGGCCGATGCGGAGCTGCGTGTCACCACACTCGAGCAGCGGGTGACCGAGTTGGAAGGCCAGCTCGACGACCCGTCGCTGTACGACACTCCCGCCGGTGTGCAGAAGGCCACGGCCCTCGGGAAGCAGCTCGACAGTGCGCGCGATGAACTGGAGCAGGCCATGCATGACTGGACAGCGGCGGAGGAGTACGTGGCCCTGCTCAAGAAGGCCTGA